One window of the Pedobacter ginsengisoli genome contains the following:
- a CDS encoding YbaB/EbfC family nucleoid-associated protein, whose translation MFDKLMAAQQKADEIKKRLDTISVFGEVEGGAIRVTATANKAITAVEISDEFHKQADKEELEELLLTAINKALTQADQVSATEMQAATKDMFGGLGGMFGQ comes from the coding sequence ATGTTCGATAAATTAATGGCAGCCCAACAGAAGGCTGATGAAATAAAGAAAAGATTAGATACAATCTCTGTTTTTGGAGAAGTTGAAGGTGGAGCTATTCGCGTAACTGCAACAGCAAACAAAGCGATCACGGCGGTCGAGATCAGCGATGAATTCCATAAACAGGCCGATAAAGAAGAACTTGAAGAATTACTATTAACAGCCATTAACAAAGCCTTAACCCAAGCAGATCAGGTTAGTGCTACCGAAATGCAGGCCGCCACCAAAGACATGTTTGGCGGATTGGGCGGAATGTTTGGACAATAA
- a CDS encoding DNA-3-methyladenine glycosylase I, whose product MVEIVRCGWCGTDPLYVKYHDEEWGKPVYDDKILFEFLILEGAQAGLSWITILRRRDGYRQAFANFDVEKVAAFTDADVERLINDAGIIRNRLKVNAAINNAKLFIAIQKEFGSFADYMWGFLPDKKPILNKVRSLGDVPPRTEISDRISKDMKKRGFKFFGTTICYAHMQATGMVNDHVEGCISR is encoded by the coding sequence ATGGTAGAAATAGTTAGATGTGGTTGGTGCGGAACCGATCCTTTGTATGTAAAATATCATGATGAAGAATGGGGTAAGCCGGTTTATGATGATAAGATATTATTCGAATTTCTGATTCTTGAAGGAGCTCAGGCTGGCTTAAGCTGGATCACTATTTTAAGGAGAAGGGATGGCTACAGGCAGGCCTTTGCTAACTTTGATGTAGAAAAAGTTGCGGCCTTTACAGATGCTGATGTGGAAAGGCTAATTAATGATGCCGGAATTATTAGAAACCGGTTAAAGGTTAATGCAGCCATAAACAACGCAAAACTTTTTATAGCGATACAAAAGGAATTTGGCTCATTTGCAGATTATATGTGGGGCTTTTTGCCTGATAAAAAACCCATTTTGAATAAGGTTAGATCCTTAGGGGATGTGCCACCGAGAACAGAAATATCAGACAGGATAAGCAAGGATATGAAAAAGAGAGGCTTCAAATTTTTTGGCACCACAATCTGTTATGCCCATATGCAGGCTACAGGTATGGTAAATGATCATGTTGAGGGTTGTATAAGCAGATAG
- a CDS encoding NAD(P)/FAD-dependent oxidoreductase, whose amino-acid sequence MDIRSNEPFWLVKNGIMHSYPSLRTDAKCDVLIVGGGITGALMAHACIAKGYETILIDKREIANGSTSATTSMLQYEIDVPLYRLKELIGNQGAIASYLACKDAIYKLERLVKEIGSVCGFEKKESLYFAGKSKDVKWLKQEYEARKTAGFEVKWLDKKEVKANYGIVAEGGILSADGGSVDAFCLTHDLLHYNAEKGLGVFDKTELKRVKYEKELLRAQLDTGAEIAAKHIIYCTGYEAQNMLPDKVVQLKSTYAMVSEKMDRHHEACEKTLFWNTDSPYLYMRTTADGRFLVGGEDESFKNATRRDLILGRKKEKLEKTLKKYLPDSSFIEDFCWAGTFGETKDGLPYIGMHPKYPGSYFLLGFGGNGITFSVMGMDMIIEIIEGRPGILSHFFRFGR is encoded by the coding sequence ATGGATATTCGCTCAAATGAGCCGTTTTGGCTGGTAAAAAATGGGATAATGCATTCGTATCCTTCGTTAAGGACAGATGCAAAGTGTGATGTACTGATTGTTGGTGGAGGTATTACCGGTGCATTAATGGCCCATGCCTGTATAGCTAAAGGTTACGAAACCATATTAATTGACAAAAGGGAGATTGCGAATGGCAGTACATCGGCAACCACATCAATGCTTCAATACGAAATTGATGTTCCATTATACAGATTAAAAGAATTGATAGGAAACCAGGGTGCTATAGCAAGTTACCTTGCCTGTAAAGATGCCATTTATAAACTGGAGCGTTTGGTAAAAGAGATTGGCTCGGTATGCGGGTTTGAAAAAAAGGAATCACTTTATTTTGCCGGGAAAAGTAAGGATGTTAAATGGCTAAAGCAGGAATATGAAGCCCGTAAGACGGCCGGATTTGAGGTGAAGTGGCTGGATAAAAAAGAAGTAAAGGCGAATTATGGAATTGTTGCTGAAGGTGGAATTCTTTCTGCCGATGGGGGGAGTGTGGACGCTTTTTGTTTAACACACGATTTACTGCATTATAATGCTGAAAAGGGATTAGGAGTGTTTGATAAAACGGAATTGAAAAGGGTGAAATATGAAAAGGAACTACTGAGGGCGCAATTGGATACAGGTGCTGAGATAGCCGCAAAACATATTATTTACTGTACTGGATATGAGGCTCAGAATATGCTTCCTGATAAGGTTGTGCAGTTGAAAAGTACTTATGCAATGGTTAGTGAGAAGATGGACCGACACCACGAAGCTTGTGAAAAAACATTGTTTTGGAATACAGATTCCCCGTATTTATATATGCGTACAACAGCAGATGGGAGATTTCTTGTGGGGGGCGAAGATGAAAGCTTTAAAAATGCTACAAGAAGAGACCTGATTTTGGGCAGAAAAAAAGAGAAGTTGGAAAAAACTTTAAAAAAATATTTGCCTGATAGTTCATTCATTGAAGACTTTTGCTGGGCTGGTACTTTTGGTGAAACTAAGGATGGTTTGCCATACATAGGAATGCATCCTAAATACCCTGGAAGCTACTTTTTGCTAGGTTTTGGAGGGAATGGGATCACTTTTTCGGTAATGGGAATGGATATGATAATTGAAATAATAGAAGGAAGGCCGGGTATTCTGTCTCATTTCTTCAGATTTGGACGTTAA
- the trmB gene encoding tRNA (guanosine(46)-N7)-methyltransferase TrmB yields the protein MGKDKLRKFAEIDTFPNVYQLDAGKELKGKWAAQHFKNNNPVVLELACGKGEYSVGLAKMFPDKNFIGVDLKGNRIWRGARTGMDEGIANLAFLRIQIEDIIEFFGEHEVDEIWITFPDPQPQDSREKKRLTFPGFLDKYRTFLKPGGKINLKTDNDGLYLYTVEKVQELGLICHKSTDQLYKSEFADAVLAIKTHYERIYLKHDKNINYIQFSFE from the coding sequence GTGGGTAAAGATAAGTTAAGAAAATTTGCAGAAATAGATACCTTTCCTAATGTTTATCAGCTTGATGCCGGTAAAGAATTAAAAGGTAAATGGGCCGCTCAGCATTTTAAAAATAACAATCCGGTTGTTTTAGAACTTGCATGTGGCAAGGGCGAATACTCTGTAGGACTGGCTAAGATGTTTCCAGATAAAAACTTTATTGGTGTTGACCTTAAAGGAAACAGGATTTGGCGCGGAGCCCGTACGGGTATGGATGAAGGGATTGCTAACCTCGCTTTTTTAAGGATTCAGATTGAAGATATTATAGAGTTTTTTGGTGAGCATGAAGTTGATGAGATATGGATAACCTTTCCGGACCCACAACCACAAGATAGCCGTGAAAAAAAGCGCTTAACATTTCCGGGATTTTTAGATAAATACAGGACTTTTTTAAAGCCAGGTGGTAAAATTAACCTGAAAACTGATAACGACGGTTTGTATCTTTATACTGTTGAGAAAGTTCAAGAGCTGGGATTGATTTGCCATAAAAGTACAGATCAATTGTATAAATCGGAATTCGCAGATGCTGTTTTAGCTATAAAAACGCATTATGAAAGGATTTATCTGAAGCACGACAAGAATATAAATTACATCCAGTTCTCATTTGAATAA
- a CDS encoding metal-dependent hydrolase, which translates to MKYTYYGQSCFLIEADGKKFLFDPFITHNPLAGHIDIKSIEADYILVSHGHADHIADLVTIANQTNALVIAIAEVADWAGKQGLKNVHGMNFGSHNFDFGKLRMVWATHSAALPDGTCGGNPAGYVLELENKTIYFAGDTALTMEMKLLAELYNLDYAILPIGGNYTMDVDDAIIATKYIDCNTVIGVHYNSFPVIEIDTQEALAKFKRENKVLLLPAIGETIEL; encoded by the coding sequence ATGAAATATACATATTATGGCCAATCCTGCTTCCTGATAGAGGCCGATGGCAAAAAGTTTCTTTTCGATCCTTTCATTACACATAACCCTCTTGCCGGGCATATTGATATAAAAAGCATTGAGGCCGATTATATCCTGGTAAGTCATGGGCATGCCGATCATATTGCCGATCTGGTAACAATTGCAAACCAAACCAATGCGCTTGTTATTGCAATTGCAGAGGTAGCAGACTGGGCGGGCAAGCAAGGCTTAAAGAATGTTCATGGAATGAACTTTGGAAGCCACAACTTTGATTTCGGAAAACTCAGAATGGTATGGGCTACACATTCAGCAGCACTGCCTGATGGAACCTGTGGCGGAAACCCCGCAGGCTACGTCCTGGAACTTGAAAACAAAACCATCTATTTTGCAGGAGACACTGCTTTAACTATGGAAATGAAGCTTCTTGCCGAGCTTTATAATCTTGATTATGCAATTCTGCCAATTGGTGGTAACTACACAATGGATGTTGATGATGCTATTATAGCTACAAAATATATTGATTGTAACACCGTAATTGGTGTACATTACAACAGTTTCCCGGTAATAGAAATTGACACACAGGAAGCCCTGGCTAAATTCAAAAGAGAAAACAAAGTACTCTTGTTGCCTGCAATAGGCGAAACTATAGAGCTTTAA
- the polA gene encoding DNA polymerase I, translating to MKKLFLLDGMALIYRAHFALSKNPRFTSTGVNTSAVMGFTNTLLEVLKKEKPTHIAVVFDTEAPTERHTDFEAYKAHREAMPEDLSAALPYIFKLIEGFNIPVITKDGFEADDIIGTLAKEAEKAGFQVYCMTPDKDFAQLVSENIFIYKPARMGNEMEIMGVKEVLAKWEIDNVKQVIDILGLWGDAVDNIPGIPGIGEKTAKALIKQYGSIENIIANSHELKGKQRENVETYAEQGMISKKLATIILDVPVPFDEKALELEEPSRELLEPLFAELEFRTIGKRVFGEGFSVNEGKTGGSQQIDLFGNVVDQIEVKTKTTIIVSEVFEQVVAAKTIENTEHDYKLIDTPQLRKELVDLLLTQESISFDTETTGTDANLADLVGISFSIKPGEGYYIPVPADNAEAQLIVNDFKPVLENENIVKIGQNIKYDMLVFKWYGVSVKGKLFDTMLAHYLIDPDTRHNMDVLAENYLSYSPISITKLIGAKGKGQGNMRDVPVEQVVDYAAEDADITLQLANVFEPMLTRLNAEQLATEVENPLIYVLADIEKEGVRIDMDTLINYSKELELDIRKFEQNVYDKCGIKFNLASPKQLGEVLFDKLQLDPKAKKTKTGQYQTGEDVLLALAHKSDIVQDILDFRQLQKLKSTYVDALPLLVNPKTGRVHTSYNQAVAATGRLSSNNPNLQNIPIRTERGREVRRAFIARDADHVLLSADYSQIELRIIAEISKEENMLDAFNKGIDIHTATAAKVYGVSIDEVDSTQRRNAKAVNFGIIYGQSAFGLSQNLGIPRKEAAAIIEQYFEQYPGIKKYMSDTMNFARENGFVETILGRRRYLRDINSANQTVRGFAERNAINAPIQGSAADMIKVAMINIHKDIQEQGLQSKMTMQVHDELVFDVLRSEVEAMKKIISHRMKTAIKTNVPIEVEIGEGDNWLEAH from the coding sequence ATGAAAAAACTTTTCCTTCTTGATGGCATGGCGCTTATTTACCGGGCTCATTTTGCGCTGAGTAAAAACCCCAGGTTTACCTCAACAGGGGTGAATACCTCGGCTGTTATGGGCTTTACAAATACTTTACTGGAAGTTCTTAAAAAGGAAAAACCTACTCATATAGCGGTTGTGTTTGATACCGAGGCGCCTACCGAAAGGCATACTGATTTTGAAGCCTATAAAGCACATAGGGAGGCAATGCCGGAAGATCTATCGGCCGCACTGCCTTATATTTTTAAACTGATAGAAGGGTTTAATATTCCGGTAATTACAAAGGATGGATTTGAAGCAGATGATATTATTGGTACACTGGCCAAAGAGGCTGAAAAGGCAGGGTTTCAGGTATACTGTATGACCCCTGACAAGGATTTTGCGCAGCTGGTATCTGAAAATATCTTTATTTACAAGCCTGCCAGAATGGGTAATGAGATGGAGATTATGGGGGTAAAGGAAGTATTGGCCAAGTGGGAGATTGACAATGTAAAACAGGTAATTGATATCCTTGGTTTATGGGGTGATGCGGTTGACAATATTCCGGGAATTCCGGGGATAGGAGAAAAAACAGCAAAAGCTTTAATAAAGCAATATGGCTCTATAGAGAATATTATTGCCAATTCGCATGAGCTGAAAGGAAAGCAGCGTGAAAATGTGGAAACGTATGCCGAGCAGGGGATGATTTCAAAAAAGTTGGCCACAATTATACTTGATGTTCCAGTTCCATTTGATGAAAAAGCCCTGGAACTTGAGGAACCAAGCAGAGAATTGTTAGAGCCTTTATTTGCGGAACTGGAATTCAGAACAATTGGTAAGCGTGTTTTTGGAGAAGGGTTTAGCGTAAATGAAGGTAAAACCGGAGGGTCGCAGCAGATTGATCTTTTTGGGAATGTGGTTGATCAGATTGAGGTTAAGACCAAAACAACAATTATTGTTTCGGAAGTATTTGAGCAGGTAGTTGCAGCTAAGACCATTGAAAATACGGAACATGATTATAAATTAATAGATACTCCGCAGTTACGCAAAGAACTTGTTGATTTACTTTTAACGCAGGAAAGTATTTCGTTTGACACTGAAACAACGGGTACTGATGCGAACCTTGCAGATCTTGTGGGCATTTCGTTTAGTATTAAGCCGGGCGAGGGCTACTATATTCCGGTGCCTGCAGACAATGCTGAGGCGCAATTGATTGTTAATGATTTTAAACCTGTTCTTGAAAATGAAAACATAGTTAAAATTGGACAGAACATTAAATATGACATGCTTGTATTTAAATGGTATGGTGTATCTGTAAAAGGAAAGCTGTTTGATACCATGTTAGCACATTATTTAATTGATCCTGATACGCGCCATAATATGGATGTACTGGCTGAAAACTACTTGAGTTATTCACCAATCTCGATAACCAAACTTATTGGTGCCAAAGGAAAAGGGCAGGGAAACATGCGTGATGTGCCTGTTGAGCAGGTGGTAGATTATGCAGCTGAAGATGCTGACATAACCTTACAGCTTGCCAATGTATTTGAGCCAATGCTTACCCGGCTTAATGCAGAACAGCTGGCCACAGAGGTAGAAAACCCTTTGATTTATGTGCTTGCAGATATTGAAAAGGAAGGGGTTAGGATAGATATGGATACCTTGATTAACTATTCTAAGGAACTGGAACTGGACATCAGAAAATTTGAACAGAATGTTTATGACAAGTGTGGTATTAAATTTAACCTGGCCTCACCAAAGCAATTGGGAGAGGTTCTTTTTGATAAGCTGCAATTAGACCCGAAAGCAAAGAAAACAAAAACAGGGCAGTACCAAACCGGAGAGGATGTGTTATTGGCCCTTGCTCATAAAAGTGATATCGTTCAGGATATTTTAGATTTCAGGCAGCTGCAAAAATTAAAATCTACTTATGTTGATGCATTGCCATTGTTGGTTAATCCTAAAACAGGCCGTGTGCATACTTCATATAATCAGGCTGTTGCCGCAACAGGAAGGTTAAGTTCTAATAACCCGAACCTACAGAATATTCCTATCCGTACAGAAAGAGGCAGAGAGGTACGCAGGGCATTTATTGCAAGGGATGCTGATCATGTTCTGCTTTCGGCGGATTATTCTCAGATAGAGCTTCGCATTATCGCTGAGATCAGTAAGGAAGAAAATATGCTGGATGCTTTTAATAAAGGCATCGATATTCATACTGCAACGGCAGCAAAGGTATATGGGGTTTCAATTGATGAGGTTGATTCTACTCAGCGAAGAAATGCTAAGGCAGTGAACTTTGGGATTATTTATGGACAATCTGCTTTTGGCTTATCACAAAACCTGGGGATTCCTCGTAAAGAGGCTGCTGCAATTATTGAGCAGTATTTTGAGCAATATCCGGGGATTAAGAAATACATGTCTGACACGATGAATTTTGCCCGTGAAAACGGCTTTGTTGAAACTATTTTAGGTAGAAGAAGGTATTTACGCGACATTAATTCTGCTAACCAGACTGTACGTGGTTTTGCTGAGCGAAATGCCATAAATGCCCCTATACAAGGTTCGGCGGCAGATATGATTAAGGTTGCAATGATTAATATTCATAAGGATATACAGGAGCAGGGGCTTCAATCAAAAATGACCATGCAGGTGCATGATGAGTTGGTTTTTGATGTGCTAAGATCTGAAGTTGAGGCAATGAAAAAGATCATTTCGCATAGAATGAAAACCGCTATTAAAACAAATGTTCCAATTGAAGTAGAAATTGGTGAGGGAGACAACTGGCTGGAAGCGCATTAA
- a CDS encoding MGMT family protein, producing the protein MEQSFYDQVFELVRLIPKGRVTSYGAIAKSLGAGGSARMVGYAMSNASLAYPAIPAHRVVNSTGLLTGKFHFAEPNLMQELLEQEGVVVKNDKIQNFKQHFWDPLVEL; encoded by the coding sequence ATGGAGCAGTCATTTTATGACCAGGTTTTTGAACTGGTAAGATTAATACCCAAAGGACGGGTAACCTCGTATGGAGCAATAGCCAAGAGCCTTGGAGCCGGTGGTTCGGCCAGGATGGTAGGCTATGCCATGAGTAATGCGAGCCTTGCGTATCCGGCAATACCTGCCCATAGGGTAGTTAACAGTACAGGCTTACTAACTGGTAAATTCCACTTTGCAGAACCCAACCTGATGCAGGAACTGCTGGAGCAGGAGGGTGTGGTAGTTAAAAATGACAAGATTCAGAATTTTAAACAGCATTTCTGGGATCCTTTGGTTGAATTGTAA
- the argG gene encoding argininosuccinate synthase, translated as MKKKVVLAFSGGLDTSFCCIYLAQDRGLEVHSVIVNTGGFSDEELQEIEKRAYALGVASHAVVDETTNYYDSCIKYLVFGNVLKNATYPLSVSAERVSQATAIANYVKKIGADYVAHGSTGAGNDQVRFDMIFNIIIPNVEIITPIRDLKLSREAEIEYLSNHGVNYSAEKARYSINKGLWGTSVGGKETLTSNETLPEEAWPTQVSETQPRKLTLTFTKGELVAIDGETFEPVRAIQKLQAIAQPYGIGRDIHVGDTIIGIKGRVGFEAAAPMVIIKAHHTLEKHTLTKWQLSWKEQLSSFYGNWLHEGQFHDPIMRNIEAFLSDTQKTVSGNVFVELLPYRFNIIGVESEHDLMSNKFGSYGEMNNAWSGEDVKGFSKIFGNQVMIWHKVNSHED; from the coding sequence ATGAAGAAGAAAGTTGTTTTAGCGTTTAGCGGAGGTTTGGATACCTCATTTTGCTGTATTTATTTAGCACAGGATCGCGGATTAGAGGTGCATTCTGTTATTGTAAATACTGGTGGTTTTTCTGATGAAGAATTACAAGAAATAGAAAAACGTGCTTATGCCTTAGGTGTAGCTTCTCATGCTGTTGTTGATGAAACTACAAACTATTATGACAGCTGTATTAAATATTTGGTTTTCGGGAATGTATTAAAAAATGCGACTTATCCATTATCAGTAAGTGCAGAGCGTGTAAGTCAGGCAACTGCAATTGCAAATTATGTGAAGAAAATAGGAGCTGATTATGTTGCTCATGGAAGTACAGGGGCAGGTAACGATCAGGTGCGTTTTGATATGATCTTTAACATTATCATTCCAAATGTAGAGATCATTACTCCGATCAGGGATTTAAAACTATCACGCGAAGCGGAAATAGAATATTTAAGCAATCATGGTGTTAATTATAGCGCAGAAAAAGCAAGATACTCTATCAATAAAGGGTTATGGGGAACATCTGTGGGAGGAAAAGAAACTTTAACTTCCAATGAGACGTTGCCGGAAGAGGCATGGCCAACCCAGGTTTCTGAAACACAGCCTCGCAAACTTACCTTAACTTTTACTAAAGGTGAACTGGTAGCAATTGATGGCGAAACTTTTGAACCGGTTAGAGCGATTCAGAAATTACAGGCTATTGCACAGCCTTATGGCATTGGAAGAGATATCCATGTGGGTGATACAATTATAGGAATTAAAGGACGTGTGGGTTTTGAAGCAGCGGCTCCAATGGTGATTATTAAAGCTCATCACACACTTGAAAAACATACTTTAACAAAGTGGCAGCTTTCGTGGAAAGAGCAATTGTCCTCTTTCTATGGTAACTGGTTACACGAAGGTCAATTCCATGATCCTATTATGCGCAATATTGAAGCATTTTTATCAGATACACAGAAAACAGTAAGTGGAAATGTATTTGTTGAATTGTTACCTTACCGTTTCAATATTATTGGTGTTGAATCTGAACATGATTTGATGAGCAATAAATTTGGCAGCTACGGTGAAATGAACAATGCATGGAGCGGTGAAGATGTTAAAGGTTTCTCGAAGATTTTTGGTAACCAGGTAATGATCTGGCATAAAGTAAACAGTCATGAAGATTAG
- a CDS encoding GDP-L-fucose synthase family protein translates to MEKNAKIYVAGHRGMVGSAIYRKLVNEGFTNLITRTSAELDLRNQQAVTDFFETEKPEYVFLAAAKVGGIIANNTYRADFLYENLCIQNNVIHESYKTGVKKLMFLGSSCIYPKLAPQPLKEDYLLTGLLEETNEPYAIAKIAGIKMADAYRSQYGCDFISVMPTNLYGYNDNYHPQNSHVLPALIRKFHEAKVSGATEVNIWGSGSPMREFLFADDLADACYFLMQEYNEPGFVNIGTGKDLMIKDLALLIKRIVGFEGELTFDNSKPDGTPRKLMDVSKLHSLGWKHKIELEEGIKLAYQDFLAKHS, encoded by the coding sequence TTGGAAAAGAACGCAAAAATATATGTAGCTGGTCACCGTGGTATGGTTGGCTCAGCAATTTACCGCAAATTAGTTAACGAAGGTTTTACCAATCTGATCACCAGAACTTCAGCCGAATTAGATTTACGCAATCAGCAAGCTGTAACTGATTTTTTTGAAACCGAAAAACCAGAGTATGTATTCCTGGCAGCGGCAAAAGTAGGTGGCATAATTGCCAATAACACTTACCGGGCCGATTTCCTTTACGAGAACCTTTGCATCCAAAACAATGTTATTCATGAATCCTATAAAACAGGCGTAAAAAAGCTGATGTTTTTAGGTTCAAGCTGCATCTATCCTAAACTTGCACCGCAACCCTTAAAAGAAGACTATCTGCTTACAGGCCTGCTCGAAGAAACCAACGAACCTTATGCCATTGCAAAAATAGCAGGCATAAAAATGGCCGATGCTTACCGCTCCCAATATGGCTGCGATTTTATCTCTGTAATGCCAACCAATCTATACGGCTATAACGACAACTATCATCCGCAAAATTCACATGTGCTTCCTGCTTTAATTCGTAAATTTCACGAGGCAAAAGTTAGCGGAGCTACAGAAGTTAACATATGGGGTTCTGGTTCTCCAATGCGCGAATTTTTATTTGCCGATGACCTAGCTGATGCCTGTTATTTTTTAATGCAGGAATATAACGAACCCGGATTTGTAAATATTGGAACCGGAAAAGACCTCATGATAAAAGACCTTGCACTATTAATTAAACGAATTGTTGGCTTTGAGGGCGAATTAACTTTCGACAACAGTAAACCAGACGGAACACCCCGCAAATTAATGGATGTATCTAAACTACATTCACTGGGCTGGAAACATAAAATAGAGCTCGAAGAAGGAATTAAATTGGCTTATCAGGATTTTTTAGCTAAGCATAGTTAA
- a CDS encoding M28 family metallopeptidase: MRKYFLILFLSIAGSAFSQDLHNARRTVNQLTSKALWGRGYTNNGMAKAANFICSAFKAYGLSPMSGADFKQPFSFPVNTFPGKMLVTINGKKLSPGKDYIVMPQSIGKTAKGKFVQKDSVTFADTDQRIITVLKDKLTWSVAPQQGDFTGIEINKNAIKGIPLNFQINIENAFIPEFNTSNICGIVKGTTKPDSLLVITAHYDHLGGMGGKTYFPGANDNASGISFLLSLAKYYAANPQPYTMAFICFAGEEAGLLGSKYFTDHPLLPLQKIRFLVNVDMVGTGETGITVVNATIHPKEFSLLNQLNDKSKYLPKINPRGKAANSDHYFFTEKNIPAFFIYTTGGISAYHDIYDRPKTLPLTEYQDLFKLFIDFNAALMK; encoded by the coding sequence ATGAGAAAGTATTTCTTAATATTATTTCTTTCTATTGCAGGATCGGCATTTTCGCAGGACCTTCACAATGCCCGTAGAACAGTAAACCAGCTCACCTCAAAAGCCCTTTGGGGAAGAGGGTACACTAATAATGGAATGGCTAAGGCAGCCAACTTTATTTGCTCAGCCTTTAAAGCTTACGGCCTCAGCCCTATGAGCGGAGCCGATTTTAAACAACCTTTCTCTTTCCCTGTTAATACCTTTCCCGGAAAAATGCTGGTTACCATTAACGGAAAAAAACTTAGCCCCGGTAAAGATTATATAGTAATGCCCCAGAGCATTGGAAAAACGGCCAAAGGAAAGTTTGTACAAAAAGACAGTGTTACTTTTGCCGATACGGACCAGCGTATAATTACGGTACTTAAAGATAAACTTACCTGGTCTGTTGCCCCTCAGCAAGGTGATTTTACCGGTATTGAAATAAATAAAAACGCGATAAAAGGTATCCCTCTCAATTTTCAAATTAATATTGAAAATGCCTTTATCCCCGAATTTAACACCTCCAATATCTGTGGCATAGTAAAAGGCACCACAAAACCAGATTCACTTCTGGTTATTACCGCTCACTATGATCATTTGGGTGGTATGGGCGGCAAAACTTATTTCCCCGGTGCCAATGACAACGCCAGTGGTATTTCATTTCTACTTTCTCTGGCAAAATACTACGCGGCCAATCCACAGCCTTACACAATGGCATTCATTTGCTTTGCAGGAGAAGAAGCAGGGTTACTTGGATCCAAATATTTTACAGACCACCCATTGCTTCCGCTTCAAAAAATCAGGTTTTTAGTTAATGTAGATATGGTTGGCACAGGCGAAACAGGCATTACAGTAGTAAACGCAACCATCCATCCAAAGGAGTTTTCCTTATTAAATCAACTCAACGATAAGAGCAAATACCTCCCAAAAATAAATCCAAGAGGCAAGGCCGCAAACAGCGACCACTACTTCTTCACAGAAAAAAACATACCTGCTTTCTTTATCTACACTACAGGTGGCATCAGCGCATATCATGACATTTATGACCGTCCTAAAACCCTTCCTTTAACAGAGTATCAGGATCTGTTTAAGCTTTTTATTGATTTCAATGCGGCATTAATGAAATAA
- a CDS encoding N-acetyltransferase produces MNINDFIVQVALPEHRVFAEEICEEMAESAKARGTGIAKRSPEYVANKISDGKAVIAFHKDGSWAGFCYIETWTHGQFVANSGLIVSPKYRKAGLAHAIKEKIFALSRQKYPKAKIFGLTTGLAVMKINSDLGYEPVTYSELTQDEEFWKGCQSCVNFEILKMKERKNCMCTAMLYDPVEQKHDVAKKFAEELHKKPKLYERFMRIKQRLVLSSKPENKGGLKSLFLMFTVLFK; encoded by the coding sequence ATGAATATAAACGATTTTATAGTGCAAGTTGCACTTCCTGAACATCGTGTCTTTGCAGAAGAAATTTGCGAAGAAATGGCAGAATCGGCAAAAGCCCGAGGTACAGGTATCGCTAAACGCTCTCCGGAGTATGTAGCAAATAAAATTTCAGACGGGAAAGCTGTTATTGCTTTCCATAAGGATGGCTCGTGGGCTGGTTTTTGCTATATTGAAACCTGGACACATGGACAATTTGTAGCCAATTCAGGCTTAATCGTTAGCCCCAAATATAGAAAGGCAGGGCTTGCCCATGCTATTAAGGAGAAGATTTTTGCGCTTTCAAGACAAAAATATCCTAAAGCAAAAATATTTGGTTTAACTACAGGATTGGCTGTAATGAAAATCAATTCTGATTTGGGTTATGAGCCTGTAACTTATTCAGAGCTTACCCAGGATGAAGAGTTTTGGAAAGGCTGCCAAAGCTGTGTGAATTTCGAAATTCTGAAAATGAAGGAGCGTAAGAATTGCATGTGTACTGCAATGTTGTACGATCCTGTGGAACAAAAACATGATGTTGCTAAGAAATTTGCAGAGGAATTGCACAAAAAGCCTAAGCTATATGAGCGTTTTATGCGCATTAAGCAACGATTGGTGCTAAGTTCCAAACCCGAGAATAAAGGAGGTTTAAAATCTCTGTTTTTAATGTTTACCGTTTTATTTAAATAG